Proteins encoded together in one Triticum dicoccoides isolate Atlit2015 ecotype Zavitan chromosome 7B, WEW_v2.0, whole genome shotgun sequence window:
- the LOC119338135 gene encoding uncharacterized protein LOC119338135 — MASLLRTAAALAPPPSSARETRRPSCAASLACSRRAPASPLRAPPLPRPRRLGPDEAAHTATQFLCRYMRRDGHEGDGRTQGQDEPIMFGPDDDDGAKIPTQVETLVRGTATVDAPEYKPLPDLDYLQELLAIQQQGPRSIGFFGTRNMGYMHQQLIEILSYAMVITKNHIFTSGASGTNAAVIRGALRAEKPELLTVILPQSLKKQPPESQELLSKVQNLIEKPQYDHLPLIEASRLCNMDIISKVQQVICFAFHDSRLLMETCQEAKNMRKIVTLFYLD, encoded by the exons ATGGCGTCCCTCCTCCGCACGGCCGCCGCGCTCGCGCCCCCGCCGTCGTCCgcccgggagacgcggcggccgtcgtgcgccgcctccctcgcctgcTCCCGGCGCGCGCCGGCGAGCCCGCTACGCGCGCCGCCTCTGCCCCGGCCACGGCGATTGGGGCCCGATGAGGCCGCGCATACGGCCACTCAG TTTCTCTGCCGATACATGAGAAGAGATGGGCATGAAGGTGATGGAAGAACTCAAGGACAAGACGAACCTATTATGTTTGGGCCAGATGATGACGATGGTGCAAAGATTCCTACTCAAGTAGAGACTCTTGTTAGAGGCACTGCAACAGTTGATGCTCCAGAATACAAGCCACTCCCAGATCTCGATTACCTTCAG GAATTGCTGGCTATTCAGCAGCAAGGACCCCGATCAATAGGTTTCTTTGGTACCCGGAACATGGGTTATATGCATCAACAACTTATTGAGATCTTGAGTTATGCTATGGTCATAACA AAAAATCATATATTCACATCTGGTGCTTCTGGGACTAATGCAGCTGTTATTAGGGGTGCTTTGAGAGCTGAGAAGCCAGAATTGCTTACCGTAATTTTGCCTCAAAGTCTAAAGAAGCAACCTCCTGAAAGCCAAGAGCTATTATCTAAA GTACAAAACTTGATTGAGAAACCTCAGTATGACCATCTACCACTAATTGAGGCTAGCAG GTTATGCAACATGGACATCATCTCGAAGGTCCAACAGGTGATATGCTTTGCGTTTCATGACAGCAGGCTGCTGATGGAGACCTGCCAGGAGGCAAAGAACATGCGGAAGATCGTAACGCTCTTCTACTTGGATTAG
- the LOC119336241 gene encoding uncharacterized membrane protein At1g16860-like, which yields MHQIGSGMYVSGRAPDRKRERHLSSGSVATPPYTGGDLSRSGELGRMFDVASSAWQSQAPSPASSSRRSSGHLPLPPRPAPSPSASGPLSQLSHSGLLVGPSPPAAPSPARGGSWRKASRRRAAAMEEAAPVVARGSTRLGVPFACYVLLLVAAAAGVGAGLFFLVAWRRWEALAAAGGAVAAAAAVLSWNFLRCAAEAERFFRLSPDTVFEQGDMPIGELVKITGQVTCGRVPVGACFHDAARCVFTSVRMYGRRGWAWTCCCSRWQLRHSEARSTNFYISDRNSGRRFYVRAGEGAKITWMINRKTISFDGGDGKGKGASRSLKSWAASTGVSCDGAVRVEEGFIREGDTASVIGVLKRHHAFDVVDAPDGVVATGCQPARCMFPVLVEGLVLIGSDDPDEGVYMV from the exons ATGCATCAGATAGGGAGCGGCATGTACGTGTCCGGCCGGGCGCCGGACAGGAAGCGGGAGCGGCATCTGTCGTCGGGGTCGGTGGCCACGCCGCCGTACACTGGCGGGGACCTGTCGCGGTCCGGCGAGCTGGGCCGGATGTTCGACGTCGCCTCCTCAGCGTGGCAGTCGCAGGCGccgtccccggcctcctcctctcgcCGCAGCTCCGGGCACCTGCCGCTGCCGCCTCGGCCTGCCCCGTCGCCGTCGGCGTCCGGACCGCTGTCGCAGCTCTCGCACTCGGGCCTCCTCGTGGGCCCGTCGcctcccgccgcgccgtcgccggcgCGAGgagggtcgtggaggaaggcgagcAGGAGGCGCGCGGCCGCCATGGAGGAGGCGGCGCCCGTCGTGGCGCGCGGGAGCACGAGGCTCGGCGTCCCGTTCGCGTGCTACGTGCTGCTGCTCGTGGCCGCCGCGGCCGGGGTCGGCGCCGGCTTGTTCTTCCTCGTGGCGTGGCGCCGGTGGGAGGCGCTCGCGGcggcaggtggcgccgtggcggcAGCCGCGGCCGTGCTCTCCTGGAACTTTCTGCGgtgcgcggcggaggcggagcggTTCTTCCGGCTGTCCCCCGACACGGTGTTCGAGCAGGGGGACATGCCCATCGGCGAGCTCGTCAAGATCACCGGG CAAGTGACCTGCGGCCGGGTGCCCGTGGGAGCCTGCTTCCACGACGCCGCCCGGTGCGTCTTCACGTCGGTCCGGATGTACGGCCGCCGTGGGTGGGCGTGGACCTGCTGCTGCTCCCGGTGGCAGCTCAGGCACTCCGAG GCGCGGTCGACGAACTTCTACATCTCCGACAGGAACTCCGGGAGGAGGTTCTACGTGCGCGCCGGGGAGGGCGCCAAGATCACCTGGATGATCAACCGGAAAACCATCAGCTTCGATGGCGGCGACGGCAAGGGCAAGGGCGCGTCGCGGAGCCTCAAGAGCTGGGCGGCGAGCACCGGCGTGTCCTGCGACGGCGCCGTGCGAGTCGAAGAAGG GTTCATCAGGGAGGGAGACACGGCGAGCGTGATCGGCGTGCTCAAGAGGCACCACGCCTTCGACGTCGTCGACGCGCCGGACGGCGTGGTGGCCACCGGCTGCCAGCCGGCGAGGTGCATGTTCCCCGTGCTCGTCGAGGGGCTGGTGCTCATCGGCAGCGACGACCCCGACGAGGGCGTCTACATGGTCTAA